tattgtttcagatTTCCTAAGGATGAAAGACGTAGATTTAGATGGGTGAGTTTTGTTAATAAGCCTGGGTTTACTCCTAACAACAGGAGCTTATTGTGCTCCAAGCACTTCAAGGAAGAATGTTTCAACAGATCTTCACTCTTTTAATTAAAAGtatttcaaattgttatttAAACACGAGGTTGAattatatttgtaaa
The nucleotide sequence above comes from Coccinella septempunctata chromosome 4, icCocSept1.1, whole genome shotgun sequence. Encoded proteins:
- the LOC123312516 gene encoding THAP domain-containing protein 2-like, whose translation is MVSCVACGYSKTPKKNNSGVTFHRFPKDERRRFRWVSFVNKPGFTPNNRSLLCSKHFKEECFNRSSLF